Proteins from one Apis cerana isolate GH-2021 linkage group LG11, AcerK_1.0, whole genome shotgun sequence genomic window:
- the LOC108000127 gene encoding ubiquitin carboxyl-terminal hydrolase 7 isoform X1 yields the protein MNHVNDQENLKQLNLAPVQVNEVEEMDTQEGETPNDGGGDGNDTSPMNGESELACIVQDQEMEEDEARSEATFRYTVENLSKMKETQLSPPCYVRNLPWKIMVMPRSSQTQDRAPQKSLGFFLQCNGESESSWSCYAVADLRLLSCKEGQEPFSRKIQHLFYSKENDWGFSHFMTWQDVLDPDKGFIKDDSITLEVHVMADAPHGVSWDSKKHTGFVGLKNQGATCYMNSLLQTLYFTNQLRKAVYKMPTESDDSSKSVALALQRVFHELQFSDKPVGTKKLTKSFGWETLDSFMQHDVQEFLRVLLDKLESKMKGTCVEGTVPKLFEGKMVSFIKCKNIDYKSTRVETFYDIQLNIKGKKNIYESFNDYVSTESLDGDNKYDAGENGLQEAEKGVIFSSFPPVLHLHLMRFQYDPVTDCSVKFNDRFEFYEKISLGKYLQSKETTSADYTLHAVLVHSGDNHGGHYVVFINPAGDGKWCKFDDDVVSRCTKQEAIEHNYGGQDEDMSIAVKHCTNAYMLVYIRDSELENVLQEVKEEDIPQELVERLQEEKRLEQIRRKERTEAYLYITVNVLLEDNFDGHQGNDLYDPEHALYRVFRVRKQCTLHEFLELLSDSLKYPIEQIRLWPLNVRSNQTCRPMPIELENDLQKSIYQCAENPNVWNVFVELVPPDSDLTALPPFDKDTDVLLFFKLYDPKNKKIHYCGHHYMPVTAKVQELIPILNERAGFPPDTELALYEEIKPNLVEKIDNLTEPLEKVLEELMDGDIIVFQKEGDNQMYELPTCREYFKDLFHRVEVTFCDKTIPNDTGFTMELSLRMTYDQMARAVAQRLGTDPYLLQFFKCQTYKDSPGHPLKCTFEGSLKDLVSYCKPKAKKLYYQQLSIRVNELENKKQFKCIWVGPSLKEEKEIILYPNKNGTVATLLEEAKKQVELSENGSGKLRILEINSSKVSPGPREDVPLDNLNTSGTKLYRIEEIPNDELNLADDEMLVPVAHFHKDIFSTFGIPFFFKIKHGEPFPKMKERLLKKLGVQEKEFEKFKFAVVTMGKPHFIMDSPEYCMDLADFRIHPNQIYPLLNAGTSPLRPWLGLEHVNKAPKRSRINYLEKAIKIYN from the exons ATGAACCACGTTAACGATCAAGAAAATCTTAAACAACTCAACCTGGCACCAGTTCAGGTTAATGAAGTTGAAGAAATGGATACACAAGAAGGAG AAACACCAAATGATGGTGGAGGAGATGGCAATGATACTAGTCCTATGAACGGAGAATCAGAATTAGCTTGTATAGTTCAAGATCAAGAAATGGAGGAAg acgAAGCAAGATCAGAAGCAACATTTCGCTATACAGTGGAAAATCTttctaaaatgaaagaaactcAGTTATCACCTCCATGTTATGTTCGTAATTTGCCATGGAAGATAATGGTAATGCCAAGATCAAGTCAAACACAAGATAGAGCTCCTCAAAAATCACTTGGTTTCTTCTTGCAATGTAATGGAGAAAGTGAATCATCATGGAGTTGTTATGCAGTTGCAGATCTTCGATTACTTTCTTGTAAGGAAGGACAGGAACCATTTAGTAGAA AGATTCAACATCTTTTCTATAGTAAAGAAAATGATTGGGGATTTAGTCATTTTATGACATGGCAGGATGTCTTGGATCCTGATAAAGGTTTTATTAAAGATGATTCTATTACACTTGAG gtTCATGTCATGGCTGATGCTCCACATGGTGTCAGTTGGGATAGTAAAAAGCATACAGGATTTGTAGGTTTAAAAAATCAAGGTGCTACATGCTATATGAATTCTTTGCTTCAAACTTTGTATTTTACTAATcag ttaCGTAAAGCAGTCTATAAAATGCCGACTGAAAGTGATGACTCTAGCAAAAGTGTTGCTTTGGCTTTACAAAGGGTATTTCATGAATTGCAATTCTCTGATAAACCAGTAGGTACAAAAAAACTAACTAAAAGTTTTGGTTGGGAAACATTGGATTCTTTTATGCAACATGATGTACAAGAATTTTTACGAGTG CTTTTAGATAAGTTGGAAAGTAAAATGAAAGGTACATGTGTAGAAGGTACAGTGCCAAAATTATTTGAAGGAAAAATGGTGTCATTTATCAagtgtaaaaatattgattataaatcaacTAGGGTTGAAACTTTCtatgatattcaattaaatattaaaggaaagaaaaata tTTATGAGTCGTTTAATGATTATGTGAGTACTGAAAGCCTGGATggtgataataaatatgatgcgGGAGAAAATGGTTTACAAGAGGCGGAAAAAGGTGTTATCTTTTCATCATTTCCACCAGTATTGCATTTACATTTAATGCGATTTCAATATGATCCAGTTACAGATTGTTCtgtgaaatttaatgatag gtttgaattttatgaaaaaataagtcttggcaaatatttacaaagtaAAGAAACAACAAGTGCAGATTACACATTGCATGCAGTCTTAGTTCATAGTGGGGATAATCATGGTGGACATTATGTTGTATTTATCAACCCAGCTGGTGATGGAAAA TGGTGCAAATTCGACGATGATGTCGTCTCAAGGTGTACAAAACAAGAAGCTATTGAACACAATTATGGTGGTCAAGATGAGGATATGTCTATAGCTGTGAAACATTGTACGAACGCCTATATGTTGGTGTATATAAGGGACTCTGAGTTGGAAAACGTCTTACAAGAAGTTAAGGAAGAGGATATACCTCAAGAG CTGGTGGAGAGGCTGCAAGAGGAGAAGAGGCTGGAACAAAtacgaagaaaggaaagaacagAAGCATACTTGTATATAACCGTCAACGTCCTTCTTGAGGATAATTTTGACGGTCACCAAGGGAATGACTTATATGATCCAGAACATGCTTTGTATCGTGTATTTCGCGTACGTAAGCAGTGTACCTTGCACGAGTTTCTCGAATTGCTGAGTGATAGCTTG AAATATCCAATAGAGCAAATTCGTCTATGGCCACTGAATGTACGTTCAAACCAAACTTGTAGACCAATGCcaattgaattagaaaatgatcttcaaaaatctatttatcaaTGCGCGGAGAACCCGAATGTATGGAATGTATTTGTTGAACTTGTTCCTCCAGATTCTGATTTAACAGCATTGCCACCTTTCGATAAAGATACTGAtgttctcttattttttaaattatatgatcctaaaaataaaaagattcattACTGTGGACATCATTATATGCCTGTCACAGCTAAAGTcc AGGAACTTATACCAATTTTAAATGAGAGAGCTGGTTTTCCACCTGATACGGAATTAGCTCTTTATGAAGAAATTAAGCCAAATTTGgtagaaaaaatagataatctaACAGAACCATTAGAAAAAGTTCTTGAAGAATTAATGGATGgagatattattgtttttcaaaaagaaggaGACAATCAAATGTATGAGCTTCCAACATGTagagaatattttaa agatCTATTTCATAGAGTAGAAGTTACATTTTGTGATAAAACGATTCCTAATGATACTGGTTTTACAATGGAACTTTCATTAAGAATGACATATGATCAAATGGCAAGAGCTGTGGCACAGAGACTTGGTACAGATCCTTATCTTCTACAGTTCTTTAAATGTCAAac ttACAAAGATTCACCTGGACATCCATTAAAATGTACATTTGAAGGTTCATTGAAAGATTTGGTTTCTTACTGTAAACCTAaagcgaaaaaattatattatcaacagCTTAGTATTAGAGTAAATgaacttgaaaataaaaagcaattCAAATGTATATGGGTTGGTCCATctcttaaagaagaaaaagaaattattctttatcctAACAAAAACGGAACAGTAGCAACATTACTTGAAGAAGCTAAGAAACAAGTAGAATTATCAGAAAATGGATCCGGAAAATTAaggatattagaaattaattctagTAAAGTCTCACCTGGTCCAAGAGAAGATGTACCTTTAGATAACTTAAATACATCTGGTACAAAATTATACAGGATAGAAGAAATTCCAaatgatgaattaaatttggCAGATGATGAAATGTTGGTTCCTGTTGCACATTTCCATaaggatattttttcaacatttggtattccctttttctttaaaatcaaacat GGTGAGCCTTTTCCAAAAATGAAGGAAAGACTTTTGAAGAAATTGGGAGTAcaggaaaaagaatttgaaaag TTTAAGTTCGCGGTGGTAACAATGGGTAAACCACACTTTATTATGGATTCGCCAGAATATTGCATGGATCTTGCAGATTTTCGTATTCATCCAAATCAAA ttTATCCACTTTTAAATGCAGGCACATCGCCACTCAGGCCTTGGCTTGGCCTAGAACACGTCAACAAAGCGCCGAAGCGCTCTCGTATCAACTACCTCGAAAAGgccattaaaatttacaattaa
- the LOC108000127 gene encoding ubiquitin carboxyl-terminal hydrolase 7 isoform X3: MNHVNDQENLKQLNLAPVQVNEVEEMDTQEGETPNDGGGDGNDTSPMNGESELACIVQDQEMEEDEARSEATFRYTVENLSKMKETQLSPPCYVRNLPWKIMVMPRSSQTQDRAPQKSLGFFLQCNGESESSWSCYAVADLRLLSCKEGQEPFSRKIQHLFYSKENDWGFSHFMTWQDVLDPDKGFIKDDSITLEVHVMADAPHGVSWDSKKHTGFVGLKNQGATCYMNSLLQTLYFTNQLRKAVYKMPTESDDSSKSVALALQRVFHELQFSDKPVGTKKLTKSFGWETLDSFMQHDVQEFLRVLLDKLESKMKGTCVEGTVPKLFEGKMVSFIKCKNIDYKSTRVETFYDIQLNIKGKKNIYESFNDYVSTESLDGDNKYDAGENGLQEAEKGVIFSSFPPVLHLHLMRFQYDPVTDCSVKFNDRFEFYEKISLGKYLQSKETTSADYTLHAVLVHSGDNHGGHYVVFINPAGDGKWCKFDDDVVSRCTKQEAIEHNYGGQDEDMSIAVKHCTNAYMLVYIRDSELENVLQEVKEEDIPQELVERLQEEKRLEQIRRKERTEAYLYITVNVLLEDNFDGHQGNDLYDPEHALYRVFRVRKQCTLHEFLELLSDSLKYPIEQIRLWPLNVRSNQTCRPMPIELENDLQKSIYQCAENPNVWNVFVELVPPDSDLTALPPFDKDTDVLLFFKLYDPKNKKIHYCGHHYMPVTAKVQELIPILNERAGFPPDTELALYEEIKPNLVEKIDNLTEPLEKVLEELMDGDIIVFQKEGDNQMYELPTCREYFKDLFHRVEVTFCDKTIPNDTGFTMELSLRMTYDQMARAVAQRLGTDPYLLQFFKCQTYKDSPGHPLKCTFEGSLKDLVSYCKPKAKKLYYQQLSIRVNELENKKQFKCIWVGPSLKEEKEIILYPNKNGTVATLLEEAKKQVELSENGSGKLRILEINSSKVSPGPREDVPLDNLNTSGTKLYRIEEIPNDELNLADDEMLVPVAHFHKDIFSTFGIPFFFKIKHGEPFPKMKERLLKKLGVQEKEFEKFKFAVVTMGKPHFIMDSPEYCMDLADFRIHPNQSTSPLRPWLGLEHVNKAPKRSRINYLEKAIKIYN, translated from the exons ATGAACCACGTTAACGATCAAGAAAATCTTAAACAACTCAACCTGGCACCAGTTCAGGTTAATGAAGTTGAAGAAATGGATACACAAGAAGGAG AAACACCAAATGATGGTGGAGGAGATGGCAATGATACTAGTCCTATGAACGGAGAATCAGAATTAGCTTGTATAGTTCAAGATCAAGAAATGGAGGAAg acgAAGCAAGATCAGAAGCAACATTTCGCTATACAGTGGAAAATCTttctaaaatgaaagaaactcAGTTATCACCTCCATGTTATGTTCGTAATTTGCCATGGAAGATAATGGTAATGCCAAGATCAAGTCAAACACAAGATAGAGCTCCTCAAAAATCACTTGGTTTCTTCTTGCAATGTAATGGAGAAAGTGAATCATCATGGAGTTGTTATGCAGTTGCAGATCTTCGATTACTTTCTTGTAAGGAAGGACAGGAACCATTTAGTAGAA AGATTCAACATCTTTTCTATAGTAAAGAAAATGATTGGGGATTTAGTCATTTTATGACATGGCAGGATGTCTTGGATCCTGATAAAGGTTTTATTAAAGATGATTCTATTACACTTGAG gtTCATGTCATGGCTGATGCTCCACATGGTGTCAGTTGGGATAGTAAAAAGCATACAGGATTTGTAGGTTTAAAAAATCAAGGTGCTACATGCTATATGAATTCTTTGCTTCAAACTTTGTATTTTACTAATcag ttaCGTAAAGCAGTCTATAAAATGCCGACTGAAAGTGATGACTCTAGCAAAAGTGTTGCTTTGGCTTTACAAAGGGTATTTCATGAATTGCAATTCTCTGATAAACCAGTAGGTACAAAAAAACTAACTAAAAGTTTTGGTTGGGAAACATTGGATTCTTTTATGCAACATGATGTACAAGAATTTTTACGAGTG CTTTTAGATAAGTTGGAAAGTAAAATGAAAGGTACATGTGTAGAAGGTACAGTGCCAAAATTATTTGAAGGAAAAATGGTGTCATTTATCAagtgtaaaaatattgattataaatcaacTAGGGTTGAAACTTTCtatgatattcaattaaatattaaaggaaagaaaaata tTTATGAGTCGTTTAATGATTATGTGAGTACTGAAAGCCTGGATggtgataataaatatgatgcgGGAGAAAATGGTTTACAAGAGGCGGAAAAAGGTGTTATCTTTTCATCATTTCCACCAGTATTGCATTTACATTTAATGCGATTTCAATATGATCCAGTTACAGATTGTTCtgtgaaatttaatgatag gtttgaattttatgaaaaaataagtcttggcaaatatttacaaagtaAAGAAACAACAAGTGCAGATTACACATTGCATGCAGTCTTAGTTCATAGTGGGGATAATCATGGTGGACATTATGTTGTATTTATCAACCCAGCTGGTGATGGAAAA TGGTGCAAATTCGACGATGATGTCGTCTCAAGGTGTACAAAACAAGAAGCTATTGAACACAATTATGGTGGTCAAGATGAGGATATGTCTATAGCTGTGAAACATTGTACGAACGCCTATATGTTGGTGTATATAAGGGACTCTGAGTTGGAAAACGTCTTACAAGAAGTTAAGGAAGAGGATATACCTCAAGAG CTGGTGGAGAGGCTGCAAGAGGAGAAGAGGCTGGAACAAAtacgaagaaaggaaagaacagAAGCATACTTGTATATAACCGTCAACGTCCTTCTTGAGGATAATTTTGACGGTCACCAAGGGAATGACTTATATGATCCAGAACATGCTTTGTATCGTGTATTTCGCGTACGTAAGCAGTGTACCTTGCACGAGTTTCTCGAATTGCTGAGTGATAGCTTG AAATATCCAATAGAGCAAATTCGTCTATGGCCACTGAATGTACGTTCAAACCAAACTTGTAGACCAATGCcaattgaattagaaaatgatcttcaaaaatctatttatcaaTGCGCGGAGAACCCGAATGTATGGAATGTATTTGTTGAACTTGTTCCTCCAGATTCTGATTTAACAGCATTGCCACCTTTCGATAAAGATACTGAtgttctcttattttttaaattatatgatcctaaaaataaaaagattcattACTGTGGACATCATTATATGCCTGTCACAGCTAAAGTcc AGGAACTTATACCAATTTTAAATGAGAGAGCTGGTTTTCCACCTGATACGGAATTAGCTCTTTATGAAGAAATTAAGCCAAATTTGgtagaaaaaatagataatctaACAGAACCATTAGAAAAAGTTCTTGAAGAATTAATGGATGgagatattattgtttttcaaaaagaaggaGACAATCAAATGTATGAGCTTCCAACATGTagagaatattttaa agatCTATTTCATAGAGTAGAAGTTACATTTTGTGATAAAACGATTCCTAATGATACTGGTTTTACAATGGAACTTTCATTAAGAATGACATATGATCAAATGGCAAGAGCTGTGGCACAGAGACTTGGTACAGATCCTTATCTTCTACAGTTCTTTAAATGTCAAac ttACAAAGATTCACCTGGACATCCATTAAAATGTACATTTGAAGGTTCATTGAAAGATTTGGTTTCTTACTGTAAACCTAaagcgaaaaaattatattatcaacagCTTAGTATTAGAGTAAATgaacttgaaaataaaaagcaattCAAATGTATATGGGTTGGTCCATctcttaaagaagaaaaagaaattattctttatcctAACAAAAACGGAACAGTAGCAACATTACTTGAAGAAGCTAAGAAACAAGTAGAATTATCAGAAAATGGATCCGGAAAATTAaggatattagaaattaattctagTAAAGTCTCACCTGGTCCAAGAGAAGATGTACCTTTAGATAACTTAAATACATCTGGTACAAAATTATACAGGATAGAAGAAATTCCAaatgatgaattaaatttggCAGATGATGAAATGTTGGTTCCTGTTGCACATTTCCATaaggatattttttcaacatttggtattccctttttctttaaaatcaaacat GGTGAGCCTTTTCCAAAAATGAAGGAAAGACTTTTGAAGAAATTGGGAGTAcaggaaaaagaatttgaaaag TTTAAGTTCGCGGTGGTAACAATGGGTAAACCACACTTTATTATGGATTCGCCAGAATATTGCATGGATCTTGCAGATTTTCGTATTCATCCAAATCAAA GCACATCGCCACTCAGGCCTTGGCTTGGCCTAGAACACGTCAACAAAGCGCCGAAGCGCTCTCGTATCAACTACCTCGAAAAGgccattaaaatttacaattaa
- the LOC108000127 gene encoding ubiquitin carboxyl-terminal hydrolase 7 isoform X2, which yields MNHVNDQENLKQLNLAPVQVNEVEEMDTQEGETPNDGGGDGNDTSPMNGESELACIVQDQEMEEDEARSEATFRYTVENLSKMKETQLSPPCYVRNLPWKIMVMPRSSQTQDRAPQKSLGFFLQCNGESESSWSCYAVADLRLLSCKEGQEPFSRKIQHLFYSKENDWGFSHFMTWQDVLDPDKGFIKDDSITLEVHVMADAPHGVSWDSKKHTGFVGLKNQGATCYMNSLLQTLYFTNQLRKAVYKMPTESDDSSKSVALALQRVFHELQFSDKPVGTKKLTKSFGWETLDSFMQHDVQEFLRVLLDKLESKMKGTCVEGTVPKLFEGKMVSFIKCKNIDYKSTRVETFYDIQLNIKGKKNIYESFNDYVSTESLDGDNKYDAGENGLQEAEKGVIFSSFPPVLHLHLMRFQYDPVTDCSVKFNDRFEFYEKISLGKYLQSKETTSADYTLHAVLVHSGDNHGGHYVVFINPAGDGKWCKFDDDVVSRCTKQEAIEHNYGGQDEDMSIAVKHCTNAYMLVYIRDSELENVLQEVKEEDIPQELVERLQEEKRLEQIRRKERTEAYLYITVNVLLEDNFDGHQGNDLYDPEHALYRVFRVRKQCTLHEFLELLSDSLKYPIEQIRLWPLNVRSNQTCRPMPIELENDLQKSIYQCAENPNVWNVFVELVPPDSDLTALPPFDKDTDVLLFFKLYDPKNKKIHYCGHHYMPVTAKVQELIPILNERAGFPPDTELALYEEIKPNLVEKIDNLTEPLEKVLEELMDGDIIVFQKEGDNQMYELPTCREYFKDLFHRVEVTFCDKTIPNDTGFTMELSLRMTYDQMARAVAQRLGTDPYLLQFFKCQTYKDSPGHPLKCTFEGSLKDLVSYCKPKAKKLYYQQLSIRVNELENKKQFKCIWVGPSLKEEKEIILYPNKNGTVATLLEEAKKQVELSENGSGKLRILEINSSKVSPGPREDVPLDNLNTSGTKLYRIEEIPNDELNLADDEMLVPVAHFHKDIFSTFGIPFFFKIKHGEPFPKMKERLLKKLGVQEKEFEKFAVVTMGKPHFIMDSPEYCMDLADFRIHPNQIYPLLNAGTSPLRPWLGLEHVNKAPKRSRINYLEKAIKIYN from the exons ATGAACCACGTTAACGATCAAGAAAATCTTAAACAACTCAACCTGGCACCAGTTCAGGTTAATGAAGTTGAAGAAATGGATACACAAGAAGGAG AAACACCAAATGATGGTGGAGGAGATGGCAATGATACTAGTCCTATGAACGGAGAATCAGAATTAGCTTGTATAGTTCAAGATCAAGAAATGGAGGAAg acgAAGCAAGATCAGAAGCAACATTTCGCTATACAGTGGAAAATCTttctaaaatgaaagaaactcAGTTATCACCTCCATGTTATGTTCGTAATTTGCCATGGAAGATAATGGTAATGCCAAGATCAAGTCAAACACAAGATAGAGCTCCTCAAAAATCACTTGGTTTCTTCTTGCAATGTAATGGAGAAAGTGAATCATCATGGAGTTGTTATGCAGTTGCAGATCTTCGATTACTTTCTTGTAAGGAAGGACAGGAACCATTTAGTAGAA AGATTCAACATCTTTTCTATAGTAAAGAAAATGATTGGGGATTTAGTCATTTTATGACATGGCAGGATGTCTTGGATCCTGATAAAGGTTTTATTAAAGATGATTCTATTACACTTGAG gtTCATGTCATGGCTGATGCTCCACATGGTGTCAGTTGGGATAGTAAAAAGCATACAGGATTTGTAGGTTTAAAAAATCAAGGTGCTACATGCTATATGAATTCTTTGCTTCAAACTTTGTATTTTACTAATcag ttaCGTAAAGCAGTCTATAAAATGCCGACTGAAAGTGATGACTCTAGCAAAAGTGTTGCTTTGGCTTTACAAAGGGTATTTCATGAATTGCAATTCTCTGATAAACCAGTAGGTACAAAAAAACTAACTAAAAGTTTTGGTTGGGAAACATTGGATTCTTTTATGCAACATGATGTACAAGAATTTTTACGAGTG CTTTTAGATAAGTTGGAAAGTAAAATGAAAGGTACATGTGTAGAAGGTACAGTGCCAAAATTATTTGAAGGAAAAATGGTGTCATTTATCAagtgtaaaaatattgattataaatcaacTAGGGTTGAAACTTTCtatgatattcaattaaatattaaaggaaagaaaaata tTTATGAGTCGTTTAATGATTATGTGAGTACTGAAAGCCTGGATggtgataataaatatgatgcgGGAGAAAATGGTTTACAAGAGGCGGAAAAAGGTGTTATCTTTTCATCATTTCCACCAGTATTGCATTTACATTTAATGCGATTTCAATATGATCCAGTTACAGATTGTTCtgtgaaatttaatgatag gtttgaattttatgaaaaaataagtcttggcaaatatttacaaagtaAAGAAACAACAAGTGCAGATTACACATTGCATGCAGTCTTAGTTCATAGTGGGGATAATCATGGTGGACATTATGTTGTATTTATCAACCCAGCTGGTGATGGAAAA TGGTGCAAATTCGACGATGATGTCGTCTCAAGGTGTACAAAACAAGAAGCTATTGAACACAATTATGGTGGTCAAGATGAGGATATGTCTATAGCTGTGAAACATTGTACGAACGCCTATATGTTGGTGTATATAAGGGACTCTGAGTTGGAAAACGTCTTACAAGAAGTTAAGGAAGAGGATATACCTCAAGAG CTGGTGGAGAGGCTGCAAGAGGAGAAGAGGCTGGAACAAAtacgaagaaaggaaagaacagAAGCATACTTGTATATAACCGTCAACGTCCTTCTTGAGGATAATTTTGACGGTCACCAAGGGAATGACTTATATGATCCAGAACATGCTTTGTATCGTGTATTTCGCGTACGTAAGCAGTGTACCTTGCACGAGTTTCTCGAATTGCTGAGTGATAGCTTG AAATATCCAATAGAGCAAATTCGTCTATGGCCACTGAATGTACGTTCAAACCAAACTTGTAGACCAATGCcaattgaattagaaaatgatcttcaaaaatctatttatcaaTGCGCGGAGAACCCGAATGTATGGAATGTATTTGTTGAACTTGTTCCTCCAGATTCTGATTTAACAGCATTGCCACCTTTCGATAAAGATACTGAtgttctcttattttttaaattatatgatcctaaaaataaaaagattcattACTGTGGACATCATTATATGCCTGTCACAGCTAAAGTcc AGGAACTTATACCAATTTTAAATGAGAGAGCTGGTTTTCCACCTGATACGGAATTAGCTCTTTATGAAGAAATTAAGCCAAATTTGgtagaaaaaatagataatctaACAGAACCATTAGAAAAAGTTCTTGAAGAATTAATGGATGgagatattattgtttttcaaaaagaaggaGACAATCAAATGTATGAGCTTCCAACATGTagagaatattttaa agatCTATTTCATAGAGTAGAAGTTACATTTTGTGATAAAACGATTCCTAATGATACTGGTTTTACAATGGAACTTTCATTAAGAATGACATATGATCAAATGGCAAGAGCTGTGGCACAGAGACTTGGTACAGATCCTTATCTTCTACAGTTCTTTAAATGTCAAac ttACAAAGATTCACCTGGACATCCATTAAAATGTACATTTGAAGGTTCATTGAAAGATTTGGTTTCTTACTGTAAACCTAaagcgaaaaaattatattatcaacagCTTAGTATTAGAGTAAATgaacttgaaaataaaaagcaattCAAATGTATATGGGTTGGTCCATctcttaaagaagaaaaagaaattattctttatcctAACAAAAACGGAACAGTAGCAACATTACTTGAAGAAGCTAAGAAACAAGTAGAATTATCAGAAAATGGATCCGGAAAATTAaggatattagaaattaattctagTAAAGTCTCACCTGGTCCAAGAGAAGATGTACCTTTAGATAACTTAAATACATCTGGTACAAAATTATACAGGATAGAAGAAATTCCAaatgatgaattaaatttggCAGATGATGAAATGTTGGTTCCTGTTGCACATTTCCATaaggatattttttcaacatttggtattccctttttctttaaaatcaaacat GGTGAGCCTTTTCCAAAAATGAAGGAAAGACTTTTGAAGAAATTGGGAGTAcaggaaaaagaatttgaaaag TTCGCGGTGGTAACAATGGGTAAACCACACTTTATTATGGATTCGCCAGAATATTGCATGGATCTTGCAGATTTTCGTATTCATCCAAATCAAA ttTATCCACTTTTAAATGCAGGCACATCGCCACTCAGGCCTTGGCTTGGCCTAGAACACGTCAACAAAGCGCCGAAGCGCTCTCGTATCAACTACCTCGAAAAGgccattaaaatttacaattaa